CCGCCGATCCCTGCGCGGCGAGCGGCGTGGCCTGGACCAGTGCGCAACCGATGACCACGAGGGTGCCGGCACGCAGCGACCCGATCATACGGGACATCCTGCCTCCATTGGGTGTGACAAGAGGAAACGGAGCATCGCATTGGAGTTGTGGGGCGGCTGAATATACGACAACGACCAGCCGACTGCCGATCGATCCGGCGCGCGGGCTGGTCGTTGCGAGGAACCGGCGAGGGAGAGCTAGGCGCCGAGCTCCTTGATCAAGTCGATCTGCGTGGCCGCCTTGCGGAGCATGTCGACGGCACGGCGCATCTGCGGATCTTCGGTGAGCCGGTGACGCGTCGCGGCGGAATCGCCGAGGGCCAATCCCAACGTCTGCTGCGTCAGCAATTCGTCGAGATATGACGAACCACCAGTGAACACCGTGTCGGAGAAGGTGATTCCGCCCTTCGCCAGCCGCTGGCGGAGGTCGTCGCGCAACGCGGGGGTGACCTGGAAGGTCGACGCCACGCGGCCGTGCTGATCGCGGGCCTCATCAAAAATCGCCGCCCGGAACGCTCCGGCATGCGGGATCGCCACGCGAACCAGCGCCTGCTCGCGGGTCGTCAGCGTGTCGGGCTGCACAGCCACGTCAGGCGAAATCCCGCCACGACCGACGAGGCGCCGCCCGGCGTCGGAGTGGGTGATCTGCACCGCGGTGGTGTCACCGGTGGTGTCTTCGAGAACCAGGCGCCCGTCAACCAGCTTCCGGTCACGATGTATCGACCGTCCGCTCGGCGTGTACCACTTCCCGGTGGTGATCTTGAGCGCGAAACCGCCGTCAAGATTGTAGACCGCCTGCACCAGCCCCTTGCCGAAGGTGCGCGTCCCCACGATCAGCGCGCGATCGTGATCCTGCAGCGCGCCAGCGACAATCTCCGAGGCCGACGCCGTGCCGCCGTCGACCAGGACCGCAACCGGCTGGACCGCAGAGGTCGGATCGCTCGCCGCAGTGTAGACCTTGGGTGGTACGTTCCGCTCGCGCTGGGTGGCAACTTCCTTCCCCCGCGGAAGGAAGACGTTGGCGACCTTGACCGCCTGATCGACATCGCCGCCGCCGTTGCCGCGAAGGTCAACGACAAACCGCGTCGCGCCCCGGGCCTGCAGGGACTTCACCGCGTCCGCCAGTTCCTCGCCGGCAGTCGCGTTGAACCGCTGCAACGGGATGTAGCCGATATGGTCCTCGACCATCAACGTGTACGGCACTGCCGCCGCGTGAACAGCCGCGCGGGTGAACTTCGTGGTCACCGGCTCCGGCACCCCGGCCTTCTGGAAGGTGACGACGACCGGTGTCCCGACCGGGCCAGTCAGGTGCTGCGACACCTTGTCGGTGCTCCACCCCACGACGCGAGTGCTGTCGATGGCGAGAATCAGGTCGCCGCGCTCGACACCGCCGCGTTCGGCCGGTGACTGCGGG
This window of the Gemmatimonadales bacterium genome carries:
- a CDS encoding S41 family peptidase, producing the protein VNSIDDPYASLYDRKEIGDFMRNTIGNSYGGLGMGINQEDSTVVVSDVFPQSPAERGGVERGDLILAIDSTRVVGWSTDKVSQHLTGPVGTPVVVTFQKAGVPEPVTTKFTRAAVHAAAVPYTLMVEDHIGYIPLQRFNATAGEELADAVKSLQARGATRFVVDLRGNGGGDVDQAVKVANVFLPRGKEVATQRERNVPPKVYTAASDPTSAVQPVAVLVDGGTASASEIVAGALQDHDRALIVGTRTFGKGLVQAVYNLDGGFALKITTGKWYTPSGRSIHRDRKLVDGRLVLEDTTGDTTAVQITHSDAGRRLVGRGGISPDVAVQPDTLTTREQALVRVAIPHAGAFRAAIFDEARDQHGRVASTFQVTPALRDDLRQRLAKGGITFSDTVFTGGSSYLDELLTQQTLGLALGDSAATRHRLTEDPQMRRAVDMLRKAATQIDLIKELGA